The Geothrix oryzae DNA window CCGCCGTCTTCCGCGGACCTTCGGGCGGCGGCAACGGCGGCGGCCCCTTCCACAGCCAGAACCCCGAGGGACACTTCCTGGGCAGCCCGGGCCTCAAGGTCGTGGCGCCGGGGACCGTGCGCGATGCCTACGCCCTGCTCCGCGCCGCCATCGACGACCCAGATCCCGTGCTGGTCTTCGAGCACAAGCACCTCTACCGCCGCCTCAAGGACCAGTGGCACGAGGCCCCCACGGCGCGCCTGGGTGAGGCGGCCCTGCGCAAGAACGGCACCCGCGCCTGCGTGATCACCTACGGCGCGGCCCAGCATGCGGCCCTGGAAGCCGCGGCCGGCCTCGATGTCGCCGTGCTGGACCTGCGGACCCTCTGGCCCCTGGACGACGCCGCCATCGCGGACCTGGTGAAGCGCACCCACCGGGTGCTGGTGCTCACCGAGGCCAGCCTCACCTACGGCCCCGGCGCCGAGCTGGCTTCCCGCATCGGCGAAGCCTGCTTCAGCTGGCTCGACGCCCCCGTGATGCGCCTGGGTGCGGCCGACACGCCCACCCCCGCCAGCCCGC harbors:
- a CDS encoding alpha-ketoacid dehydrogenase subunit beta translates to MTAFSGTYLEAIRQALFDAMAADARVCCLGEDIGNYGGAFRATEGLLERFGPDRVIDTPISEQAIAGSAIGAALMGQRPVAEFQFMDFALLAADLMVNFAAKAHWRWGQSVPAVFRGPSGGGNGGGPFHSQNPEGHFLGSPGLKVVAPGTVRDAYALLRAAIDDPDPVLVFEHKHLYRRLKDQWHEAPTARLGEAALRKNGTRACVITYGAAQHAALEAAAGLDVAVLDLRTLWPLDDAAIADLVKRTHRVLVLTEASLTYGPGAELASRIGEACFSWLDAPVMRLGAADTPTPASPPLEAAFLPGPAAVAASLERLLAW